One genomic segment of Canis aureus isolate CA01 chromosome 37, VMU_Caureus_v.1.0, whole genome shotgun sequence includes these proteins:
- the LOC144306438 gene encoding histone H2B type 1-C/E/F/G/I — protein sequence MPEPAKSAPAPKKGSKKAVTKAQKKDGKKRKRSRKESYSVYVYKVLKQVHPDTGISSKAMGIMNSFVNDIFERIAGEASRLAHYNKRSTITSREIQTAVRLLLPGELAKHAVSEGTKAVTKYTSSK from the coding sequence ATGCCCGAGCCCGCCAAGTCCGCGCCGGCCCCGAAGAAGGGCTCCAAGAAGGCGGTGACCAAGGCGCAGAAGAAGGACGGCAAGAAGCGCAAGCGCAGCCGCAAGGAGAGCTACTCGGTGTACGTGTACAAGGTGCTGAAGCAGGTGCACCCCGACACGGGCATCTCGTCCAAGGCCATGGGCATCATGAACTCGTTCGTCAACGACATCTTCGAGCGCATCGCGGGCGAGGCGTCGCGCCTGGCGCATTACAACAAGCGCTCGACCATCACGTCCAGGGAGATCCAGACGGCCGTGCGCCTGCTGCTGCCCGGGGAGCTGGCCAAGCACGCCGTGTCCGAGGGCACCAAGGCCGTCACCAAGTACACCAGCTCCAAGTGA
- the LOC144306864 gene encoding histone H2B type 1-M gives MPEPTKSAPAPKKGSKKAVTKAQKKDGKKRKRSRKESYSVYVYKVLKQVHPDTGISSKAMGIMNSFVNDIFERIAGEASRLAHYNKRSTITSREIQTAVRLLLPGELAKHAVSEGTKAVTKYTSSK, from the coding sequence ATGCCAGAACCCACCAAGTCCGCGCCGGCCCCGAAGAAGGGCTCCAAGAAGGCGGTGACCAAGGCGCAGAAGAAGGACGGCAAGAAGCGCAAGCGCAGCCGCAAGGAGAGCTACTCGGTGTACGTGTATAAGGTGCTGAAGCAGGTGCACCCCGACACGGGCATCTCGTCCAAGGCCATGGGCATCATGAACTCGTTCGTCAACGACATCTTCGAGCGCATCGCGGGCGAGGCGTCGCGCCTGGCGCATTACAACAAGCGCTCGACCATCACGTCCAGGGAGATCCAGACGGCCGTGCGCCTGCTGCTGCCCGGGGAGCTGGCCAAGCACGCCGTGTCCGAGGGCACCAAGGCCGTCACCAAGTACACCAGCTCCAAGTAA
- the LOC144306866 gene encoding histone H1.3-like produces MSETAPAAPPAPAPAEKTPVKKKARKSAGAAKRKASGPPVSELITKAVAASKERNGLSLAALKKALAAAGYDVEKNNSRIKLGLKSLVSKGTLVQTKGTGASGSFKLNKKAASGEAKARKAGAAKPKRAAGTAKKPKKAAGTGTPKKSAKKTPKKAKKPAAATVAKKVAKSPKKAKAAKPKKAAKSPAKTKAPKPKAAKPKAAKPKKVAAKKK; encoded by the coding sequence ATGTCCGAGACCGCTCCTGCCGCGCCtccagccccggcccccgcggAGAAGACGCCGGTGAAGAAGAAGGCCCGCAAGTCCGCCGGCGCAGCCAAGCGCAAGGCGTCCGGGCCCCCGGTGTCCGAGCTCATCACCAAGGCCGTGGCCGCGTCCAAGGAGCGCAACGGCCTCTCCTTGGCCGCGCTCAAGAAGGCGCTGGCGGCCGCCGGCTACGACGTGGAGAAGAACAACAGCCGCATCAAGCTGGGCCTCAAGAGCCTGGTGAGCAAGGGGACCCTGGTGCAGACCAAGGGCACCGGCGCCTCGGGCTCCTTCAAGCTCAACAAGAAGGCGGCCTCCGGGGAGGCCAAGGCCAGGAAGGCGGGCGCGGCCAAGCCCAAGCGGGCGGCGGGGACGGCCAAGAAGCCCAAGAAGGCAGCGGGGACCGGCACCCCCAAGAAGAGCGCCAAGAAGACTCCGAAGAAGGCCAAGAAGCCCGCCGCGGCCACCGTCGCCAAGAAGGTGGCCAAGAGCCCCAAGAAGGCGAAGGCGGCCAAGCCCAAGAAGGCGGCCAAGAGTCCGGCCAAGACCAAAGCCCCGAAGCCCAAGGCAGCCAAGCCCAAGGCGGCCAAACCCAAGAAAGTGGCCGccaagaagaaataa